Proteins encoded in a region of the Chelonoidis abingdonii isolate Lonesome George chromosome 2, CheloAbing_2.0, whole genome shotgun sequence genome:
- the NHLRC1 gene encoding E3 ubiquitin-protein ligase NHLRC1, which translates to MAASRRKHSIINNPLKAATMSARAPDRMQIMTELVNETEVSLLECKVCFEKYSQKKKHRPRNLPCGHVICLECVFSLAHPRNFRLECPFCRRACKSSETSDCLPLLHLIEILSPATNIPLASGTTTGVGDEAAVSASLGLTFNLSFGGWGTLINPTGIAMCRRSDCVVVAHDGKKRIKLFGLSGSCMQEFGERGDAGNDIKYPLDVTVTLDGHVVVTDSGDHSVKVFDFNGRGKLIIREYFCLPWGLDTTPENEIILSDPEAGALCRLTANFRKGELKKVQKIQSNLCHPREVAVSQTNGIIAVIEHLTAKGPNYSSTSVKIFSADMKLIGQMDSFGLNLVFPSKIYATALAFNREGHIIVADAYNQVVLCLGKPEEFPILRPIITQGLSYPVALTYTANNSLIVLDSGDHSIKIYTAS; encoded by the coding sequence CTTGAATGCAAAGTGTGTTTTGAAAAATATAGCCAGAAGAAGAAACACCGGCCGAGGAACTTGCCCTGTGGACATGTTATATGCTTGGAGTGTGTATTCTCTCTAGCACACCCAAGGAATTTTAGGTTGGAGTGCCCTTTCTGTCGAAGAGCTTGCAAATCCTCAGAGACAAGTGACTGCTTACCATTGCTGCACCTGATAGAGATCTTAAGTCCTGCGACTAATATTCCTTTAGCTTCAGGAACAACAACTGGCGTAGGTGATGAAGCAGCTGTATCAGCATCTCTAGGCTTAACATTCAACCTTTCTTTCGGAGGCTGGGGGACGCTGATCAATCCGACTGGGATTGCAATGTGTCGGCGGTCTGACTGTGTAGTAGTGGCCCATGATGGCAAAAAAAGGATTAAGCTGTTCGGCTTGAGTGGAAGCTGTATGCAGGAGTTTGGGGAAAGAGGAGATGCAGGCAATGATATTAAATACCCACTTGACGTGACAGTTACATTGGATGGCCATGTGGTTGTCACAGACAGTGGAGATCACTCTGTGAAAGtgtttgattttaatggaagAGGCAAGCTAATTATCAGGGAATACTTTTGTTTACCATGGGGTTTGGATACCACCCCAGAGAATGAAATTATCCTGTCTGATCCAGAGGCAGGTGCTCTTTGTCGCTTGACAGCCAATTTTAGAAAAGGAGAACTAAAGAAGGTTCAAAAGATCCAGTCTAACTTATGTCACCCAAGAGAGGTGGCAGTTTCTCAGACTAATGGAATTATTGCTGTAATAGAGCACCTGACAGCTAAGGGACCAAACTACAGCAGCACAAGTGTGAAGATATTCAGTGCTGACATGAAACTCATTGGCCAGATGGATAGCTTTGGTCTGAACCTAGTGTTTCCCTCCAAAATATATGCCACTGCTTTGGCCTTCAACAGAGAGGGACACATAATAGTAGCAGATGCCTATAACCAAGTTGTATTGTGCTTGGGAAAACCTGAGGAATTTCCTATCTTAAGGCCCATAATTACCCAAGGGCTTTCTTATCCTGTGGCATTGACTTACACAGCAAACAATTCTCTGATTGTCTTAGACAGTGGTGATCattcaattaaaatatatactGCTAGCTGA